The cyanobiont of Ornithocercus magnificus genome window below encodes:
- a CDS encoding bile acid:sodium symporter family protein codes for MARALERFTLLFPLWTLMAAVLSLLQPDWFSWVGGPVIIWSLALIMLGMGLGLAPADFHRVLVAPRPALIGVACQFLVMPLLAAFLALVMGLAPPLAVGLILVGCCPGGTASNVVALIARADIALSLVMTSTSTLLAVVLTPLLTSLLAGRYVPVDGWTLLANVLQVVLVPVALGVSLKQGLPRFAARVEPIMPPLAVLAIALIVAGIVSSQQEVLLRQGGLLVLATLLLHSGGFFLGLLIPALMGEPLSVQHTISIEVGMQNSGLAVVLARSGAFASPLTALPGAISAVMHSLLGSLLAALWRRYP; via the coding sequence ATGGCTCGTGCACTGGAGCGATTCACCCTTCTCTTTCCTCTGTGGACTTTGATGGCTGCTGTACTATCGCTACTGCAGCCTGACTGGTTCAGTTGGGTGGGCGGACCTGTGATTATCTGGTCACTGGCACTGATCATGCTGGGGATGGGTCTAGGCCTGGCACCGGCTGATTTCCATCGAGTGCTGGTCGCGCCCAGACCGGCACTCATTGGTGTGGCCTGTCAGTTTTTGGTGATGCCGCTACTGGCAGCGTTCCTGGCCTTGGTGATGGGTTTGGCACCTCCGTTGGCCGTTGGGTTGATCCTGGTGGGATGCTGTCCCGGTGGAACTGCCAGCAATGTGGTCGCACTCATTGCCAGGGCCGACATTGCTCTGTCGTTGGTCATGACCTCTACCAGCACACTGTTGGCAGTTGTATTGACACCTTTGCTCACCAGTCTGCTGGCGGGTCGCTATGTCCCTGTGGATGGTTGGACCCTGCTGGCCAATGTGCTGCAAGTGGTTCTAGTACCAGTGGCTTTGGGCGTGTCCCTCAAGCAGGGCCTGCCACGCTTTGCCGCCAGGGTTGAGCCAATAATGCCTCCGCTGGCCGTGCTGGCCATCGCACTGATCGTGGCGGGCATAGTGAGTAGCCAGCAGGAAGTGTTGTTGCGTCAGGGAGGACTCTTAGTGCTGGCAACGCTACTGCTGCATAGTGGGGGTTTTTTTCTCGGCCTGTTGATTCCGGCCTTGATGGGGGAACCGTTAAGTGTGCAACACACCATCAGCATTGAGGTGGGCATGCAGAATTCAGGATTGGCGGTGGTTCTGGCTCGCTCCGGCGCCTTCGCTAGTCCGCTCACCGCTCTGCCTGGTGCAATTTCAGCAGTGATGCATTCCCTGCTGGGAAGTCTTTTGGCAGCTCTCTGGCGGCGGTATCCTTAG
- a CDS encoding ATLS1-like light-inducible protein: protein MDITTLEMHTRLLSCQKNCLLWQWKYVDKNVECCGKSLCSRGLKLLYLHVLPPKMTLINVRTNISYIQDSHTLREKISEAFASATKEPKWNVLCDVTPLDKDSDESSVYVEIRSIAVSTPPEISDQLRELIRADLDISKNRIHIDFIFPQEVHKLWLHLDNTTAWVHGYWNMYRELYSSSQEAFDLHKSAGSFFGIVQHSLLDSIQLSLCKLNDPAGSGNKENMTLCALRQRLNLDKTDISRKIEAAHKRFSAKCEQMKERRNKQIAHSDKKTILDGNLMGPTPEEIDSVLTRLSDFMNYISKYYNNSGTSYRSFSIGGGASALHANLRRSLRYNELVNEKVIPEYDYYQRFPNPCGSEKLSEESSEIYAVSPYEDEDLCCRIHGWCVPLAYVKELARLNILAFFLSDTPVDEITRPAWQGPVSVNVIRAILETNCRKSLKEVVNTQSNEEIDTQSNIALLIDLYGEAEALIQLLRELADDETVPRNTRELANTALKEIPRAAEDTR, encoded by the coding sequence ATGGATATCACAACCCTAGAGATGCATACTAGACTGCTTTCTTGTCAAAAAAACTGCCTTCTCTGGCAGTGGAAATATGTAGATAAAAATGTGGAATGTTGCGGGAAATCACTCTGCAGTCGAGGGTTAAAACTATTATATCTACATGTTCTCCCGCCTAAGATGACGCTCATTAATGTCAGGACGAATATTTCATATATCCAAGATTCCCATACTCTTCGAGAGAAGATATCTGAAGCTTTTGCCAGTGCTACAAAAGAGCCTAAGTGGAATGTGTTATGTGATGTGACTCCTTTAGACAAGGATAGTGATGAGTCTTCTGTTTATGTCGAAATTAGGTCGATTGCAGTTTCGACTCCCCCAGAAATATCAGATCAGCTTCGTGAATTGATCAGGGCTGATTTAGATATTTCCAAGAATCGCATTCATATTGACTTTATCTTTCCTCAAGAGGTCCACAAACTTTGGCTCCACCTTGACAACACAACTGCTTGGGTTCATGGTTACTGGAACATGTATCGCGAGCTTTACAGCTCTTCTCAAGAGGCATTTGACCTGCACAAGTCAGCAGGATCTTTCTTCGGAATTGTTCAGCACAGCCTACTGGATAGCATTCAGCTATCGTTGTGCAAGCTTAATGATCCTGCTGGATCAGGCAACAAGGAAAACATGACACTTTGTGCCTTACGGCAACGGCTCAATTTAGATAAAACTGACATCTCCAGAAAAATAGAGGCGGCTCATAAGAGGTTTTCGGCTAAATGTGAACAGATGAAAGAGCGCAGGAATAAGCAGATTGCTCACTCCGATAAGAAAACAATATTAGATGGTAATCTCATGGGACCGACACCAGAGGAAATTGACAGTGTCCTGACTAGACTAAGCGATTTCATGAATTATATTAGTAAGTACTATAATAATAGCGGTACCAGTTACAGGAGCTTCAGCATAGGTGGAGGTGCAAGTGCACTACATGCAAACTTGAGGCGTAGTCTTCGCTACAATGAACTGGTCAATGAAAAAGTTATACCAGAATATGACTATTATCAGCGTTTTCCTAATCCTTGTGGAAGTGAAAAATTGAGCGAAGAATCGTCAGAAATCTATGCTGTCTCTCCCTACGAAGATGAAGATCTATGCTGCCGAATCCATGGATGGTGTGTACCCCTGGCTTATGTGAAGGAACTAGCAAGACTAAACATTCTAGCCTTCTTTCTAAGCGATACACCAGTAGACGAAATAACCCGCCCGGCTTGGCAAGGCCCTGTCTCTGTTAACGTTATAAGGGCAATCTTAGAGACTAATTGTAGAAAGTCACTTAAGGAGGTAGTCAATACTCAATCTAATGAGGAAATCGATACTCAATCTAATATAGCCCTGTTAATAGACTTATATGGTGAGGCAGAGGCTTTGATACAACTTCTTAGGGAGCTAGCAGATGACGAAACTGTCCCAAGAAATACTAGAGAGTTAGCCAATACTGCCCTCAAAGAGATTCCGCGGGCTGCCGAGGACACTCGCTAA
- a CDS encoding BCCT family transporter, with the protein MSDIPENQRSWWRQPPLWVGAAPLLIFLLVSAIDLALAKQFTDNGKAVISDALGGVWQWMVVLLFMIALILAISPVGKLRLGGAEAKPSLKFFDWCAVLICTLLAGGGVFWSAAEPLYHFQTPSPVFEGVEGSTTAAVDPALAVSFLHWGFLAWALVATTTTITFSILERRGEPLRPRTLLVNIVSRSWVDGPIGHLADGLSVVAAIAGTVGPLGFLSLQLSNAAGQLPWLTDSAGLQSLVVLLLTAVFAASTVSGIHKGIRWLSELNVWLTLTMATGLLLLGPGLWLIQHFFSGFVAYLIHLPQMALTPNAVPMNWVNGWTVFYWGWFLGYAPLMGLFTAGVSRGRSIRELVLAVAILCPIVTNLWFTLLGGTGLYLELAGGGISEALAQNGAAAALLTILSQLPLASLLIPIGLVLVVLFMCTSADSMSYAAAMVVSGSNEPPALLRLFWALMIGSLTLVLLRIGTGLGDSTSIDALQAFIVITAVPVTPLVLATLWSAPRLAWKEWRCGRSTPQ; encoded by the coding sequence ATGTCTGACATCCCCGAGAACCAGCGTTCCTGGTGGCGACAGCCCCCCCTCTGGGTAGGTGCTGCTCCACTGCTGATCTTTCTGCTGGTGTCGGCCATCGACCTGGCGCTGGCCAAGCAATTCACTGACAACGGCAAAGCCGTGATCAGTGATGCCCTCGGTGGGGTCTGGCAGTGGATGGTGGTGCTGCTGTTTATGATCGCGCTGATCTTGGCCATCAGCCCTGTCGGCAAACTCCGGCTTGGGGGCGCGGAGGCCAAGCCAAGCCTCAAATTCTTCGATTGGTGCGCGGTGCTGATCTGCACCCTGCTGGCAGGGGGTGGTGTGTTCTGGTCAGCAGCCGAACCGCTCTATCACTTCCAGACCCCATCACCGGTGTTTGAAGGGGTCGAAGGCAGCACAACAGCAGCTGTAGATCCCGCCCTGGCAGTGAGTTTTCTGCACTGGGGGTTCCTCGCTTGGGCCCTCGTTGCCACCACCACGACGATCACCTTCTCGATCCTGGAGCGACGCGGTGAACCTCTGCGTCCCCGCACCCTGCTGGTGAACATCGTGTCGCGCAGCTGGGTGGATGGCCCGATCGGTCACCTGGCGGATGGGTTGTCAGTGGTGGCCGCGATCGCCGGCACCGTTGGCCCCCTGGGCTTTCTCTCGCTGCAGCTCAGCAATGCTGCAGGGCAACTGCCCTGGCTAACCGACAGTGCCGGCCTGCAATCCCTTGTGGTGCTGCTGCTGACCGCCGTCTTCGCAGCATCCACCGTCAGCGGTATTCATAAAGGGATCAGATGGCTATCAGAGCTCAACGTCTGGCTCACCCTGACCATGGCGACCGGCCTGCTGCTTTTGGGCCCGGGCCTCTGGCTGATTCAGCACTTCTTCAGCGGATTTGTTGCATACCTGATCCATCTGCCGCAGATGGCCCTCACACCCAACGCCGTGCCGATGAACTGGGTGAATGGCTGGACGGTTTTCTATTGGGGTTGGTTCCTTGGCTATGCCCCTTTGATGGGGCTATTCACCGCCGGCGTAAGCCGCGGTCGCAGCATCCGTGAACTGGTACTGGCGGTGGCAATCCTCTGCCCGATCGTGACCAACCTTTGGTTCACCCTGCTGGGGGGCACCGGATTATATCTCGAATTGGCCGGGGGCGGCATCAGTGAAGCCCTGGCCCAAAACGGAGCCGCCGCTGCGTTGCTGACCATCCTCAGTCAACTCCCCCTGGCCAGCCTGCTGATTCCAATCGGCCTGGTGCTGGTGGTGCTTTTCATGTGCACCAGCGCCGACTCGATGAGTTACGCCGCGGCCATGGTGGTGAGCGGCAGCAACGAGCCGCCTGCTCTGCTGCGCCTGTTCTGGGCCTTGATGATCGGCAGTCTCACCTTGGTGCTGCTGCGCATCGGTACGGGTTTGGGGGACAGCACCTCCATCGATGCCTTGCAAGCCTTCATCGTGATTACAGCGGTACCTGTCACCCCCCTGGTGTTGGCCACCCTCTGGAGCGCACCAAGGCTGGCCTGGAAAGAATGGCGGTGCGGCAGGAGCACTCCACAGTGA
- a CDS encoding FAD-dependent oxidoreductase, which produces MPSRAAVVIVGGGMAGLSCTASLARRGMRDVVLLEAQTLAHAKASSYGETRMFREMYSDPVLCRLAKEANRLWRDEESHAGEQLRETHGLLFYGESWDEETIEGSIPGARRVMDDQGIPYVALDADQIAARFPLKPKSGFTGLFEPTAGAMRSDRVVAHWINTARNAGHQLIEHCPVAGLDPDGGGVTLESGEHITAGQLVVACGIWSKLLLAPLGLAPKLEVWPMLWAHYTVDPAQADRYPQWFCFQQERGDDGGLYYGFPVISYTTDGRPRIKAGIDWAPRDLRVAEPNAMATEPPARLVELLDAFLFNELDGVQERVETVISPYSMASDVNFVLDRLTPQLSLFAGGSGQAFKFAPLIGDSLACLVSGEQPAVDLSCWSHQRDAVRA; this is translated from the coding sequence ATGCCCAGCCGCGCAGCCGTCGTGATCGTGGGCGGCGGCATGGCCGGCCTCAGCTGCACTGCATCCTTGGCCCGCCGCGGCATGCGCGATGTGGTACTGCTGGAAGCCCAGACCCTGGCCCATGCCAAGGCCAGCAGCTACGGCGAAACCCGGATGTTCCGGGAGATGTACTCCGACCCAGTGCTCTGTCGTCTGGCCAAGGAGGCCAACCGCCTTTGGCGCGACGAAGAAAGCCACGCCGGCGAACAGCTGCGGGAGACCCACGGCTTACTTTTCTATGGCGAAAGCTGGGATGAGGAAACGATCGAAGGATCGATTCCCGGGGCCCGGCGGGTTATGGACGATCAGGGCATACCCTATGTGGCCCTCGATGCCGACCAGATCGCTGCCCGTTTCCCGCTGAAGCCGAAGTCGGGCTTCACCGGACTGTTCGAACCCACCGCCGGTGCCATGCGCAGCGACAGGGTCGTGGCCCACTGGATCAACACCGCCCGCAATGCCGGCCATCAGCTAATCGAGCACTGCCCCGTGGCGGGCCTTGATCCGGATGGCGGAGGCGTCACCCTGGAGAGCGGCGAACACATCACCGCTGGTCAACTGGTGGTGGCCTGCGGCATCTGGAGCAAGTTGTTGCTGGCTCCCCTAGGATTGGCACCCAAGCTGGAGGTGTGGCCGATGCTCTGGGCCCACTACACCGTCGACCCGGCGCAGGCCGATCGCTACCCGCAGTGGTTCTGTTTCCAGCAGGAACGCGGTGATGACGGTGGCTTGTACTACGGCTTCCCCGTCATCAGTTACACAACCGACGGACGCCCCCGGATCAAGGCAGGCATCGACTGGGCCCCGAGGGACCTGCGCGTCGCCGAACCCAACGCCATGGCCACCGAGCCACCAGCGCGATTGGTGGAGCTGCTCGATGCCTTCCTGTTCAACGAACTGGACGGCGTGCAGGAGCGGGTGGAGACAGTGATCAGCCCGTACTCCATGGCCAGCGACGTGAACTTCGTGCTGGACAGGCTCACCCCACAGCTGAGCCTGTTCGCAGGAGGCTCCGGCCAGGCCTTCAAGTTTGCTCCCCTGATCGGTGATTCCCTGGCGTGCCTCGTCAGTGGCGAACAACCTGCGGTGGATCTCTCCTGCTGGAGCCACCAACGCGACGCCGTCCGCGCCTGA
- a CDS encoding glutamate dehydrogenase, with protein MEPRLRRTPPDDGEGSLMSSGKKTAPTVSVLAEHVSDHLSVFVVAEDTDAKRPANGGLRLLNYPSDEACIADGQRLAGLMTHKHDLYGTGFAGGKIVARAAKPEAVKDELISVTAQLLESLDGAMITGCDLNTSLEDMERLTALTPHVLAAVGSPVDASAATAHGTLGAVEAVLDKELDDASPGRVLVHGCGAVGGTVARHLVEHGWTVFTVDLDRVKASFPGATPLPDSYAWWELNLDLLLPCSISGLINAEMATALRTPVVVPAANAPFQQPQLADDLRRRGVRVLPDPLVNAGAVIADSIERFSPDAWKDAGAKDVYAFVRDEVRRRASDYLNQREQGFSVGAALEEVAATPSTEPIGLSFGESE; from the coding sequence ATGGAGCCTCGACTACGTCGAACACCACCAGATGATGGAGAAGGTAGCTTGATGAGTAGCGGCAAGAAAACAGCGCCGACCGTGTCGGTGCTGGCTGAACACGTCTCCGACCACCTCTCGGTGTTCGTGGTGGCGGAGGACACCGATGCCAAGCGCCCTGCCAATGGGGGCTTGCGCCTGCTAAATTACCCGAGCGATGAGGCCTGCATCGCTGACGGTCAGCGGCTGGCGGGGTTGATGACCCATAAGCACGATCTTTACGGCACCGGTTTCGCCGGCGGCAAGATCGTCGCCCGGGCCGCTAAACCTGAGGCTGTCAAAGATGAGCTGATCAGCGTCACCGCTCAGCTGCTGGAGTCGCTTGATGGTGCCATGATCACAGGCTGCGATCTCAACACCAGCCTGGAGGACATGGAGCGTCTGACGGCGCTCACTCCCCATGTACTGGCGGCGGTCGGCAGCCCCGTGGACGCCAGTGCCGCTACTGCCCACGGCACTCTTGGTGCCGTGGAGGCCGTGCTGGACAAGGAGCTCGACGACGCTAGTCCCGGCCGGGTCCTCGTGCACGGCTGCGGTGCCGTTGGTGGCACGGTGGCCCGCCATCTAGTCGAGCATGGTTGGACCGTGTTCACCGTGGATCTGGACCGCGTGAAAGCCAGTTTTCCCGGCGCGACACCGCTGCCGGACAGTTACGCATGGTGGGAGTTGAACCTCGACTTGCTGCTGCCCTGCTCAATCTCCGGGCTAATCAATGCCGAGATGGCGACGGCGCTGAGGACCCCCGTCGTGGTGCCTGCGGCCAATGCCCCCTTCCAACAACCCCAGTTGGCGGATGACCTGCGACGCCGCGGCGTGCGGGTGCTACCGGACCCCCTGGTGAATGCCGGTGCAGTGATCGCCGATTCGATCGAGCGGTTCTCTCCCGACGCCTGGAAGGACGCAGGTGCCAAGGACGTCTATGCCTTCGTTCGCGATGAGGTGCGCCGGCGTGCCAGCGACTACCTGAATCAGCGCGAACAGGGATTTTCAGTGGGTGCCGCCCTAGAGGAAGTGGCGGCAACACCCTCCACCGAGCCCATCGGCCTCAGCTTCGGAGAAAGCGAATGA